One Parageobacillus sp. KH3-4 genomic region harbors:
- a CDS encoding Ger(x)C family spore germination protein, translating to MGILQKAAKILFVSVHLVLLSGCWDRTEVNDLALIVGLGIDQKKDGRIMLTTELIVPQAVGGGQMMGGGGGGGGGVQTLARSGTGATVADAISNLQEKLPRRVFWGHTKVIVFGERAAKAGIRQHLDFLSRNPQIRLRSNVLVSKGTAKSVFELLPPIEQSSAEVLRELSESKLLMQVTIKDILQMLSSDAGAAALPMVKILPPEKGKKDRQTIAFIQRTAIFKKDKMIGDIDDKLTRGVLWLRNEIKRANITVTLTGEKGNITSTMLRAHTEFIPKYDKGKWKMIVKATTEDDIILNGTKLDLLNPKYTKMIEKELEKEANKRIQAALKKVQKEMKADIFGFADIFHRKYPREWNRVKNRWEQIFPDVEVIVKTKAYVRRPGVNSAPQGLPEQEVKQ from the coding sequence ATGGGCATCTTACAAAAAGCAGCAAAAATTCTTTTCGTGTCCGTTCATCTTGTTTTGCTGAGCGGCTGTTGGGACCGAACGGAAGTAAACGATTTAGCGTTAATCGTAGGGTTAGGAATTGATCAAAAAAAAGATGGGCGAATCATGCTTACAACGGAACTAATCGTCCCGCAAGCAGTCGGTGGAGGTCAGATGATGGGCGGCGGCGGTGGCGGTGGTGGAGGGGTTCAAACTTTAGCAAGATCGGGAACGGGTGCCACCGTCGCTGATGCGATCTCGAACCTGCAAGAAAAGCTTCCCCGCCGTGTCTTCTGGGGGCACACCAAGGTGATCGTGTTCGGGGAGAGAGCGGCAAAAGCAGGGATTCGCCAGCATCTGGACTTTCTGAGCCGCAATCCGCAAATTCGCCTTCGTTCCAATGTATTAGTCAGTAAAGGAACTGCGAAAAGTGTGTTCGAACTGCTCCCCCCGATCGAACAAAGCTCAGCAGAGGTGCTGCGGGAATTGTCAGAATCAAAACTTTTAATGCAGGTAACGATCAAAGACATTCTGCAAATGCTAAGCAGCGATGCCGGTGCGGCGGCTCTTCCCATGGTGAAGATCTTGCCTCCGGAAAAAGGGAAAAAAGATCGGCAGACCATTGCGTTTATTCAACGTACCGCCATTTTTAAGAAGGATAAAATGATCGGGGATATTGATGATAAGTTGACTCGGGGCGTACTTTGGCTCAGAAATGAGATCAAACGGGCAAATATCACGGTTACGCTTACAGGAGAAAAGGGAAATATCACGTCCACAATGTTAAGAGCGCATACGGAATTCATCCCCAAATATGATAAAGGCAAGTGGAAGATGATCGTGAAAGCGACCACGGAAGACGATATTATATTAAACGGAACGAAACTGGACTTGTTAAACCCTAAGTATACGAAAATGATCGAAAAAGAATTGGAAAAGGAGGCGAATAAGCGCATTCAAGCCGCATTGAAAAAAGTGCAAAAAGAGATGAAAGCCGATATTTTTGGATTTGCAGATATTTTCCACCGAAAATATCCAAGAGAATGGAACAGGGTAAAAAATCGTTGGGAGCAAATCTTCCCTGACGTTGAAGTGATCGTGAAGACGAAGGCGTACGTCCGCAGACCGGGAGTAAACTCTGCTCCGCAAGGATTGCCAGAACAAGAGGTGAAACAATAA
- a CDS encoding YpzI family protein has translation MGRDRQEKKLKQSHRVESDRDQSLEHKGAARLEDQNAARERNMH, from the coding sequence ATGGGCAGAGACCGTCAAGAAAAAAAGTTAAAACAATCACACCGCGTTGAATCTGACCGTGATCAATCACTCGAACACAAAGGCGCGGCAAGACTCGAAGACCAAAACGCAGCAAGAGAACGAAACATGCACTAA
- the der gene encoding ribosome biogenesis GTPase Der: MANPVVAIVGRPNVGKSTIFNRIVGERISIVEDVPGVTRDRIYSSAEWLNHKFYLIDTGGIDIGDEPLLVQIRQQAEIAIDEADVIIFMTNGRDGVTAADEEVAKILHRSNKPVVLAVNKIDNPEMRDLIYDFYALGFGDPYPISGAHGTGLGDLLDAVVRHFPKRGQEEYEEDVIKFCLIGRPNVGKSSLVNAILGEERVIVSDIAGTTRDAVDTTFVREGQEYVIIDTAGMRKRGKIYESTEKYSVLRALKAIERSDVVLVVLNAEEGIIEQDKKIAGYAHEAGRGVIIVVNKWDAIEKDDKTLIEFERKIRNHFPFLDYAPMIFVSAKTKQRLHKLLPLVRMVSENHAMRVQTNVLNEVMMDAVAMNPTPTHNGRRLKIYYMTQVAVKPPTFVAFVNDPELMHFSYERFLENRIRDAFGFEGTPIKIIARPRK; the protein is encoded by the coding sequence ATGGCTAATCCAGTCGTGGCAATTGTCGGTCGTCCGAACGTTGGAAAGTCAACGATTTTTAACCGAATTGTCGGCGAACGTATTTCCATTGTTGAGGATGTTCCGGGAGTAACTCGCGACAGAATTTACAGCAGCGCTGAATGGTTGAACCATAAGTTTTACTTAATTGATACCGGCGGGATCGATATCGGCGATGAGCCGCTTTTAGTGCAAATTCGTCAACAGGCGGAAATTGCTATTGATGAGGCGGACGTGATCATTTTTATGACGAACGGCCGCGATGGAGTGACAGCGGCCGATGAGGAAGTGGCAAAGATTTTGCACCGTTCAAACAAGCCTGTCGTGCTTGCAGTGAATAAAATTGACAATCCGGAAATGCGCGATCTCATTTACGATTTTTATGCGCTCGGATTTGGTGATCCGTATCCGATTTCCGGCGCGCACGGAACAGGACTCGGCGATTTGTTGGATGCGGTCGTCCGCCATTTTCCAAAACGCGGTCAGGAAGAATATGAAGAAGATGTGATTAAGTTCTGTTTAATCGGTCGTCCAAACGTTGGCAAATCCTCTCTTGTTAACGCCATTTTAGGGGAAGAACGCGTCATTGTCAGCGATATTGCCGGAACGACGCGCGATGCCGTCGATACGACGTTTGTGCGGGAAGGACAGGAATATGTTATTATTGACACAGCGGGAATGAGAAAAAGAGGGAAAATTTACGAAAGTACTGAAAAATATAGCGTGTTGCGCGCGCTGAAAGCGATTGAGCGCTCTGATGTCGTCCTTGTTGTGTTAAACGCGGAAGAAGGAATTATCGAACAAGACAAAAAAATTGCCGGATATGCCCATGAAGCGGGGCGGGGTGTGATTATTGTCGTAAACAAATGGGATGCGATTGAAAAAGATGACAAAACATTGATCGAATTTGAGCGGAAAATCCGCAATCATTTTCCGTTTCTTGATTATGCGCCGATGATCTTTGTTTCGGCAAAAACAAAGCAACGGTTACATAAGCTGTTGCCGCTTGTTCGCATGGTAAGCGAAAATCATGCAATGCGCGTGCAAACAAACGTGCTGAATGAAGTGATGATGGATGCGGTAGCAATGAATCCGACGCCAACGCATAATGGCCGGCGCTTAAAAATTTATTATATGACGCAAGTAGCGGTAAAACCGCCGACTTTTGTCGCATTTGTCAACGACCCGGAGCTAATGCACTTTTCTTACGAGCGCTTTTTGGAAAATCGCATCCGCGACGCGTTCGGCTTTGAAGGAACACCGATAAAAATCATCGCTAGACCGAGAAAATGA